Proteins encoded together in one Corynebacterium liangguodongii window:
- the pks13 gene encoding polyketide synthase Pks13 (Pks13 is a key enzyme in mycolic acid biosynthesis.) — protein MLVNDTELTTWLRKWIAGSTGLDVEKVDPTQPLESFGLSSRDAVVMSGELENLLGRRVDPTIAYQYPTIAALAEALTTAPPDRGLGASVGRRYASADPAERDIAIVGTAGRFPGAASVPEFWNVLIDATVTTGPLPEGRWSEYDGDPVVRAQLAEANTAGGYLADIASFDNEFFGLSPLEATNMDPQQRIMLELAFEALEDAHIPASRLRGLPVGVFVGSSNNDYGMLISGDPSQAHPYALTGSSSAVIPNRISYAFDFRGPSVNVDTACSSSLVSTHHAVRALRDGECDVALAGGVNILANPFASLMFSELGVISPTDRIHAFSDDADGIVRSEAAGFVVLKRVADAMRDGDEILTVIKGSATNSDGHSNGLTAPNPDAQVDVLRRAYADAGIDPAQVDLVEAHGTGTILGDPIEATALGTVLGHGRTSATPLLLGSSKSNIGHSESAAGAVALIKVVEALKHDTIPASVNFAGPNRYIDFDAEHLEVVEDPREWPRYSGRRIAGVSGFGFGGTNAHVVVTDFDPADYAGGDAQEAAPAGELADGSGVALAVSGHLPSRRKDAAAALADYLEAHPEADLPSVARSLARRNHARSAAVVQAKDRKEAIARLRLVAEGKSAPGIAVADAPTAMGPVFVYSGFGSQHRKMAKRLIELSPLFRRRMEELDEVVKFESGWSMLEIIADDERTYDTQTGQVTITAIQIAQTDLLASFGITPAATMGMSMGEMGAAYGAGGLTAEDAVRVACHRARLMIEGEEQIAGTDAEGAMAVVELGRQELAEFVAGHPEAAGVEPAVYAGPGMTTVGGPAKAVDVLVEALDGAGKFARKLQVRGAGHTSMLDPIMGDLAAELAGLSGSPLRVPLYSSVDRGVVYPAGATVHDDEYFLRMTNKPVYFQDATEAALAAGHTTFIEIAPNPVALMGMMNTAFAAGKPDVQLLYTTKRKVDEVESLREIAAKLYVQGVDVDFSGFFGPGRRLAAPATRFKRSHLWTQARPLSAAETLLGKKVVLPTGESAFSVSADAVFSPQQLIEAVAGEAHKGAGAGSVAVREHGVLPARGELTAIASPSLGGTGVKLYHGAELVVEGFVAASAAGTEESTAENTVENTAENTAAQPAPSAAGGAGGGDGIEVVRWDPASGESVEQRLRAIVSETMGYDADDLPDELPLIDLGLDSLMGMRIKNRIENDFQIPPLQVQMLRDASVADVISVVEQAVQGREAAAPMAYNSDHRDPASEVAKAKAGGVGVAPRDASERMVFGAWAKYAGAAAAGVTSPLPEISSEVAGQIAAHLSERSGIEVTAEQVRAAETLEPLANAVREGLETPVDGNVRVFRERGEGVDKPSVFLFHPAGGSSSVYEPLSRRLAADVPVYGIERLEGPLEERAAAYRADIERLSAGQPVVLAGWSFGGALAYEVAHQLGNDKVAFIALLDTTQPAHPSPNTPEETRKRWGRYAQFAKETYGLEFEVPYELLDSAGEDAVLAMLGEFLATTDASEHGLAAGVLEHQRASFVDNQILGNLDMTRWADVEVPVLLFRAERMHEGAIMLEPAYAEIDEDGGWGIIVDDLEIVHLPGDHLAVVDEPAVGIVGKHMNDWIDNVNRR, from the coding sequence ATGCTTGTGAATGACACCGAACTGACTACCTGGCTGCGTAAGTGGATCGCCGGATCCACGGGACTAGACGTGGAGAAGGTCGATCCGACCCAGCCCTTGGAGTCGTTCGGGCTGTCCTCGCGCGACGCGGTGGTCATGTCTGGTGAGCTTGAAAACCTGCTGGGTAGGCGCGTCGACCCGACCATCGCTTACCAGTATCCCACGATCGCGGCGCTCGCCGAGGCGCTCACCACGGCCCCGCCCGATCGGGGGTTGGGGGCGTCGGTGGGGCGTCGATACGCGAGCGCGGATCCCGCCGAGCGCGACATCGCGATCGTGGGCACCGCGGGCCGCTTCCCCGGCGCGGCGAGCGTGCCCGAGTTCTGGAACGTGCTTATCGACGCCACAGTGACCACTGGCCCGCTGCCCGAGGGCCGCTGGTCCGAATACGACGGCGACCCCGTCGTGCGGGCGCAGCTGGCCGAGGCCAACACCGCGGGTGGCTACCTCGCCGACATCGCCTCGTTCGACAACGAGTTCTTCGGGCTCAGCCCGCTCGAGGCGACGAACATGGACCCGCAGCAGCGGATCATGCTCGAGCTGGCCTTCGAGGCACTCGAGGACGCGCACATCCCGGCAAGCCGCCTGCGCGGCCTGCCCGTCGGCGTTTTCGTCGGCTCCTCCAACAACGACTACGGCATGCTCATCTCCGGCGACCCCTCGCAGGCGCACCCCTACGCGCTCACGGGGTCGTCCTCCGCCGTCATCCCGAACCGCATCTCCTACGCGTTCGATTTCCGGGGCCCCTCGGTCAACGTGGACACGGCGTGCTCGTCCTCGCTGGTCTCCACCCACCACGCGGTGCGGGCGCTGCGCGACGGCGAATGCGATGTCGCGCTCGCCGGCGGGGTCAACATCCTGGCCAACCCGTTCGCCTCGTTGATGTTCTCCGAGCTCGGCGTGATCTCCCCGACGGATCGCATCCACGCCTTCTCCGACGACGCCGACGGCATCGTGCGCTCGGAAGCGGCCGGGTTTGTCGTGCTCAAGCGGGTGGCGGACGCCATGCGCGACGGCGACGAGATCCTCACGGTGATCAAGGGATCCGCCACGAATTCCGACGGCCACTCTAACGGGCTGACCGCCCCGAACCCGGACGCGCAGGTCGACGTGCTGCGACGCGCCTACGCCGACGCTGGCATCGACCCGGCGCAGGTCGACCTCGTTGAGGCACACGGCACGGGCACCATCTTGGGCGATCCGATCGAGGCCACCGCGCTCGGCACGGTCCTCGGCCACGGCCGCACGTCGGCCACCCCGCTGCTGCTGGGATCGTCGAAGTCAAACATCGGCCACTCCGAATCCGCCGCCGGCGCGGTGGCGCTGATCAAGGTCGTCGAGGCCCTCAAGCATGACACCATCCCGGCCTCGGTGAACTTCGCCGGCCCCAACCGCTACATCGACTTCGACGCTGAGCACCTCGAGGTTGTGGAGGATCCCCGCGAGTGGCCGCGCTACTCGGGCCGACGCATCGCGGGTGTGTCCGGATTCGGCTTCGGGGGGACGAACGCGCACGTCGTGGTCACGGATTTCGACCCGGCCGACTACGCCGGGGGTGATGCGCAGGAGGCCGCGCCGGCCGGAGAGCTGGCAGACGGCTCGGGCGTCGCCCTTGCGGTCTCCGGCCACCTGCCGTCGCGGCGCAAGGACGCGGCCGCGGCGCTCGCCGACTACCTTGAGGCGCACCCGGAGGCGGACCTCCCCTCCGTGGCGCGCTCTCTGGCGCGGCGCAACCATGCCCGCTCCGCTGCCGTGGTCCAGGCCAAAGACCGCAAGGAGGCAATCGCCCGGCTCCGCCTCGTTGCCGAGGGCAAGTCCGCCCCCGGCATCGCCGTGGCGGACGCGCCGACCGCGATGGGGCCCGTATTCGTCTATTCCGGCTTCGGCTCGCAGCACCGCAAGATGGCCAAGCGGCTCATCGAGCTCTCGCCGCTCTTCCGGCGCCGAATGGAGGAGCTCGACGAGGTGGTGAAGTTCGAATCTGGCTGGTCGATGCTCGAGATCATTGCAGACGACGAGCGCACCTACGACACTCAGACTGGCCAGGTCACCATCACCGCGATCCAGATCGCGCAGACGGACCTGCTGGCAAGCTTCGGCATTACGCCCGCGGCGACGATGGGCATGTCGATGGGCGAGATGGGCGCCGCCTACGGTGCCGGCGGGCTCACCGCCGAGGACGCCGTGCGCGTCGCCTGCCACCGCGCCCGCCTCATGATCGAAGGCGAGGAGCAGATTGCGGGCACGGATGCGGAAGGCGCGATGGCCGTCGTCGAGCTCGGGCGGCAGGAGCTCGCCGAGTTCGTGGCGGGCCACCCCGAGGCCGCCGGCGTCGAGCCGGCCGTCTACGCCGGTCCCGGCATGACGACGGTCGGCGGGCCTGCGAAGGCCGTCGACGTGCTCGTGGAAGCGCTCGACGGCGCGGGGAAGTTCGCGCGCAAGCTGCAGGTCCGCGGCGCCGGGCACACGAGCATGCTCGACCCCATCATGGGAGACCTCGCCGCCGAGCTGGCCGGGCTCTCCGGGAGCCCGTTGCGCGTCCCGCTGTATTCCTCCGTCGACCGCGGCGTGGTCTACCCCGCGGGAGCCACGGTGCACGACGACGAATACTTCCTGCGGATGACGAACAAGCCGGTCTATTTCCAGGACGCCACGGAGGCCGCGCTTGCGGCCGGCCACACCACCTTCATCGAAATCGCCCCGAACCCGGTGGCGCTGATGGGGATGATGAACACCGCCTTCGCCGCGGGCAAGCCCGATGTGCAGCTGCTCTACACCACCAAGCGCAAGGTCGACGAGGTGGAATCGCTGCGCGAGATCGCCGCAAAGCTCTACGTCCAAGGCGTGGATGTGGACTTCAGCGGCTTCTTCGGGCCGGGCCGTCGCCTCGCAGCTCCCGCAACGCGGTTCAAGCGCAGCCACCTGTGGACGCAGGCGCGCCCGCTCTCCGCGGCGGAAACCCTGCTGGGCAAGAAGGTTGTCTTGCCCACCGGGGAGTCGGCCTTTTCCGTGAGCGCCGACGCCGTCTTTAGCCCGCAGCAGCTCATCGAGGCCGTGGCGGGCGAAGCACATAAAGGCGCGGGTGCGGGTTCAGTTGCGGTCAGGGAGCACGGGGTGCTGCCCGCGCGCGGCGAGCTCACCGCCATCGCCTCCCCGTCGCTCGGCGGAACCGGCGTCAAGCTCTATCACGGCGCAGAGCTCGTGGTGGAAGGCTTCGTCGCCGCGAGCGCAGCGGGTACCGAGGAGAGCACTGCGGAAAACACCGTGGAAAACACCGCGGAGAACACCGCGGCGCAGCCCGCCCCGTCTGCTGCAGGCGGGGCCGGTGGGGGCGACGGCATCGAGGTCGTGCGCTGGGACCCGGCCTCCGGGGAGAGCGTGGAGCAGCGGCTGCGCGCCATCGTCTCCGAGACGATGGGATACGACGCCGACGACCTGCCCGACGAGCTACCGCTGATCGACCTCGGGTTGGATTCGCTGATGGGCATGCGCATCAAAAACCGCATCGAGAACGATTTCCAGATCCCGCCGCTGCAGGTGCAGATGCTGCGCGACGCCTCCGTTGCCGACGTCATCTCCGTTGTGGAGCAGGCGGTTCAAGGCCGCGAGGCGGCCGCGCCGATGGCATATAACTCAGACCACCGGGACCCGGCTTCCGAGGTAGCGAAGGCGAAGGCGGGCGGGGTCGGCGTCGCCCCGCGCGACGCTTCCGAGCGGATGGTCTTCGGCGCGTGGGCGAAGTACGCCGGCGCCGCAGCGGCCGGGGTGACCTCGCCGCTGCCCGAGATCAGCAGCGAGGTGGCCGGGCAGATCGCCGCGCACCTCAGCGAGCGCTCGGGCATCGAGGTCACCGCCGAGCAGGTGCGCGCGGCCGAGACGCTGGAGCCGCTGGCCAACGCGGTCCGCGAGGGGCTGGAGACCCCGGTGGACGGCAATGTGCGGGTGTTCAGGGAGCGCGGCGAGGGCGTCGATAAGCCGAGCGTGTTCCTCTTCCACCCGGCGGGCGGGTCGAGCTCCGTCTACGAGCCGCTCTCGCGCCGCCTCGCCGCCGACGTCCCCGTCTACGGCATCGAGCGGCTTGAGGGGCCGCTGGAGGAGCGGGCTGCGGCCTATCGTGCAGACATCGAGCGGCTCTCCGCCGGCCAGCCCGTGGTGCTGGCGGGCTGGTCCTTCGGCGGAGCGCTGGCCTACGAGGTCGCCCACCAGCTTGGAAACGACAAGGTGGCCTTCATTGCGCTGCTGGATACAACCCAGCCGGCCCACCCGAGCCCGAACACGCCGGAGGAGACGCGGAAGCGCTGGGGGCGCTACGCGCAGTTTGCGAAGGAGACCTACGGGCTCGAGTTTGAGGTGCCCTACGAGCTGCTCGACAGCGCAGGGGAAGACGCCGTGCTCGCCATGCTCGGTGAGTTTCTAGCCACCACGGATGCCTCCGAGCACGGGCTCGCCGCGGGCGTGCTCGAGCACCAGCGGGCGTCCTTTGTGGATAATCAGATTCTTGGCAACCTCGATATGACCCGTTGGGCCGACGTCGAGGTCCCCGTGCTGCTCTTCCGCGCGGAGCGCATGCACGAAGGTGCGATCATGCTCGAGCCGGCCTATGCCGAGATTGACGAGGACGGGGGCTGGGGCATTATCGTGGATGACTTGGAGATCGTCCACCTGCCGGGGGATCACCTCGCGGTGGTGGACGAGCCGGCGGTGGGGATCGTCGGCAAGCATATGAACGATTGGATTGATAATGTCAACCGCCGCTAA
- a CDS encoding acyl-CoA carboxylase subunit beta, translating to MSTAAKLADLRARLDKAQDPGSERARKKRDDAGQTTPRQRINALVDEGSFVEIGALARTPGDPDAVYSDGVVTGYGRVDGRPVAIYAHDKTVYGGSVGVTFGRKVTEVMEMAIKIGCPLIGIQDSGGARIQDAVTSLAMYSEIARRQLPLSGRCPQISIMLGKSAGGAVYAPVTTDFVVAVDGQAEMYVTGPAVIREVTGEDISSAELGGAAQQELNGNVSAVVGTEEEAFDYVRDLLSLLPTSTFDDSPVAWAPADDELDDSALDTFMPDDTNAGYDMMDLLVQLGDDDDLVEVQANYAENMICALGRIDGRTVGFIANNPMHYAGCIDADAADKGSRFINICDAYNIPLIFVVDTPGYLPGVEQERVGLIHRGAKFGFALATATVPKISLIVRKAYGGAYAVMGSKNLTGDINLAWPTAQIAVMGSAAAVVMIQGKQLAAVEDPAQREAMKKMFMDFYDENMTSPYVAAERGFIDAMIQPSDTRLALRRALRQLSTKQASDLPKKHSISPL from the coding sequence ATGTCAACCGCCGCTAAGCTCGCCGACCTGCGGGCACGCCTGGACAAGGCACAGGACCCAGGCTCGGAACGCGCGCGCAAGAAGCGTGACGACGCCGGGCAGACCACCCCGCGCCAGAGGATCAACGCGCTGGTCGACGAAGGCAGCTTCGTCGAAATTGGGGCGCTGGCCCGCACCCCGGGCGACCCCGATGCGGTCTATTCCGACGGCGTGGTCACCGGCTACGGCCGAGTCGACGGCCGCCCCGTCGCGATCTACGCTCACGACAAGACCGTCTACGGCGGCTCCGTCGGCGTGACCTTCGGCCGCAAGGTCACCGAGGTGATGGAGATGGCGATCAAGATCGGTTGCCCGCTCATCGGTATCCAAGACTCCGGCGGCGCCCGCATCCAAGACGCCGTGACTTCGTTGGCCATGTATTCGGAGATCGCGCGACGCCAGCTTCCGCTCTCCGGGCGCTGCCCGCAGATTTCCATCATGCTGGGCAAATCGGCCGGAGGCGCGGTCTACGCGCCGGTGACGACCGACTTCGTCGTCGCAGTCGATGGACAGGCGGAGATGTATGTCACCGGGCCGGCCGTGATCCGGGAGGTCACCGGCGAGGACATCAGCTCCGCGGAGCTCGGCGGGGCCGCGCAGCAGGAACTCAACGGCAACGTCTCCGCCGTGGTTGGCACGGAGGAGGAGGCCTTCGACTACGTGCGTGATCTCCTCTCCCTCCTGCCTACCTCGACGTTCGATGACTCGCCGGTGGCCTGGGCGCCCGCGGACGACGAGCTCGACGACTCCGCGCTCGATACCTTCATGCCCGACGACACCAACGCCGGCTACGACATGATGGATCTGCTCGTCCAGCTTGGAGACGACGACGACCTCGTCGAGGTCCAGGCGAACTACGCGGAGAACATGATCTGTGCCCTCGGGCGCATCGATGGTCGGACGGTGGGGTTCATCGCGAACAACCCCATGCACTATGCCGGTTGCATCGACGCCGATGCCGCCGATAAGGGATCGCGCTTTATCAACATTTGCGACGCCTACAACATCCCGTTGATATTTGTCGTGGATACCCCCGGCTACCTGCCCGGCGTGGAGCAGGAGCGGGTCGGGCTCATCCACCGCGGCGCGAAGTTCGGTTTCGCCCTGGCCACGGCCACGGTGCCGAAGATCTCGCTCATCGTGCGCAAGGCTTACGGCGGGGCGTACGCGGTGATGGGGTCGAAGAACCTCACCGGTGATATCAACCTTGCCTGGCCCACGGCGCAGATCGCGGTGATGGGCTCGGCCGCGGCTGTGGTGATGATCCAGGGTAAGCAGCTCGCGGCCGTGGAGGATCCCGCGCAGCGCGAGGCGATGAAGAAGATGTTCATGGACTTCTACGACGAGAACATGACCTCGCCGTACGTTGCCGCGGAGCGCGGGTTCATTGACGCGATGATCCAGCCTTCCGACACGCGCCTTGCTTTGCGACGCGCCCTGCGCCAGCTCTCCACCAAGCAGGCCTCCGACCTGCCGAAGAAGCACTCGATCAGCCCGCTCTAA
- the betT gene encoding choline BCCT transporter BetT yields MHAKVNWPVCATTGALVVAFVVFSAVFPEQAERWIFGSMDFIAANLGWYYVLTAGVIVVFVLAVALSRVGETRMGPDHSRPEYRLFTWTAMLFAAGIGVDVMFFSIAGPATNFLTPPDVAPLSEEAARMATIWTMFHYGIPGWAMYALMGVALGLTSYRYHLPLSIRSAIAPLYGSRVKGAAGDAVDVAATLGTMFGIATSLGIGVVFLNYGLTELIGLPHDLGVWAALIVISVAVTCISAVSGVDKGIRRLSELNVWLAIALLVYVLLAGKTATLLNQLVQNIGDFFSRFPGMLLNTFGYTEGLAEYPAAQWQQDWTLFFWAWWIAWAPFVGLFLTRISRGRTLREFILGVLLIPFGFIVLFISIFGNSALGFFRAGNAEFLEEAVAQPESGYFNLLSQYPGSTVLIALAVIVGFLFYVTSADSGSLVMANMTSHASLEDSDGAPWLRIFWAVVTGALTLAMLFINGVYTLQAATVLIGLPFSVVLYLLMASVVKVLRTERKSLESRYRSFSYLIGDRTASQEALSWRRRLSRGMTFPTAKRASEFLLETAAPAVEEVGAELERLGTRATVTRGTAEDTGLPYIDLSVSFPQQEDFKYQLAPVARPMPSYAPRVDAGRDVYYSVEVFTARGTRGRNVMGYTKDQIIADVIDDFERHVAFMDINGSDGPLLADASAPPPTTWWQVGEPVSEQAGTVDPAQQPSEAEKEHSYTAKEWHS; encoded by the coding sequence GTGCACGCGAAAGTGAATTGGCCGGTGTGCGCGACCACCGGCGCGCTCGTCGTAGCGTTCGTCGTGTTCTCGGCCGTTTTTCCAGAGCAGGCGGAGCGCTGGATCTTTGGTTCGATGGACTTTATCGCCGCCAACCTCGGGTGGTACTACGTCTTGACGGCAGGCGTCATCGTCGTCTTCGTCCTCGCCGTGGCCCTGAGCCGGGTGGGGGAGACGCGCATGGGGCCGGACCACTCGCGCCCCGAGTATCGTCTCTTTACCTGGACGGCGATGCTGTTCGCCGCGGGCATCGGCGTTGATGTCATGTTTTTCTCCATCGCGGGCCCCGCCACGAACTTCCTCACTCCCCCGGATGTTGCTCCGCTGTCGGAAGAGGCCGCCCGGATGGCCACCATCTGGACGATGTTCCACTATGGCATCCCGGGGTGGGCGATGTATGCGCTCATGGGGGTGGCCTTGGGCCTCACGTCGTACCGCTACCACCTGCCGTTGTCGATCCGCTCGGCGATCGCCCCGCTGTACGGTTCGCGGGTGAAAGGGGCCGCGGGGGACGCCGTGGACGTCGCGGCCACGCTCGGCACGATGTTCGGCATCGCGACATCGCTGGGCATCGGCGTGGTGTTTCTCAACTACGGGCTCACCGAGCTGATCGGGCTGCCGCACGACCTGGGCGTGTGGGCGGCTCTCATCGTCATATCGGTTGCCGTCACGTGCATCTCGGCGGTCTCGGGCGTGGACAAGGGTATCCGCAGGCTCTCGGAACTCAACGTCTGGCTGGCTATCGCGCTGCTGGTCTACGTCCTCCTCGCCGGCAAGACCGCCACGCTGCTCAACCAGCTGGTACAAAACATCGGGGATTTCTTCAGCCGCTTCCCCGGCATGCTTCTGAACACCTTCGGCTACACCGAGGGGCTGGCCGAATACCCCGCGGCGCAGTGGCAGCAGGACTGGACGCTGTTCTTCTGGGCGTGGTGGATCGCGTGGGCGCCGTTCGTCGGGTTGTTTTTGACGCGCATTTCGCGGGGGAGGACCTTGCGCGAATTCATCCTCGGGGTCCTCCTCATCCCGTTCGGGTTCATCGTGCTGTTCATCTCGATCTTCGGGAACTCAGCGCTCGGCTTCTTCCGCGCCGGCAACGCGGAGTTCTTGGAAGAAGCTGTCGCGCAGCCCGAGTCCGGCTACTTCAACCTCTTGAGCCAATACCCGGGCTCGACGGTGCTCATCGCCTTGGCTGTGATCGTTGGCTTCTTGTTCTACGTCACCTCCGCCGACTCGGGGTCTCTCGTGATGGCGAACATGACCAGCCACGCGAGCCTCGAGGACTCCGACGGCGCCCCCTGGCTGCGGATCTTCTGGGCCGTCGTGACCGGCGCGCTCACCTTGGCGATGCTGTTTATCAACGGCGTCTACACCCTCCAGGCGGCAACGGTGCTCATCGGCCTGCCTTTCTCCGTCGTTCTCTACCTCCTCATGGCCAGCGTGGTGAAGGTGCTGCGCACGGAGCGCAAATCCCTCGAATCCCGGTACCGCTCCTTTTCGTACCTGATCGGGGACCGCACGGCCTCCCAAGAGGCCCTCTCGTGGCGCCGTCGGCTCTCCCGTGGGATGACCTTTCCCACGGCGAAGAGGGCCAGCGAGTTCCTGCTCGAGACCGCGGCGCCGGCCGTGGAAGAGGTCGGCGCGGAGCTCGAGCGCCTCGGCACCCGCGCGACAGTCACGCGTGGGACCGCGGAGGATACGGGCCTGCCGTACATTGACCTTTCGGTGAGCTTCCCGCAGCAGGAGGACTTCAAATACCAGCTCGCCCCGGTGGCGCGGCCGATGCCCAGCTACGCCCCCCGCGTCGATGCCGGCCGCGATGTGTACTACTCCGTCGAAGTTTTCACGGCGCGAGGCACGCGCGGGCGCAACGTCATGGGGTATACGAAGGACCAGATCATCGCCGATGTGATCGACGATTTCGAGCGCCACGTCGCGTTCATGGACATCAACGGCAGCGACGGGCCGCTGCTTGCCGACGCCTCTGCGCCGCCCCCCACCACGTGGTGGCAAGTCGGGGAGCCCGTCTCCGAGCAGGCGGGTACCGTGGACCCCGCACAGCAGCCCAGCGAAGCGGAGAAGGAACACAGCTACACAGCTAAGGAGTGGCATTCTTGA
- a CDS encoding FadD32-like long-chain-fatty-acid--AMP ligase: protein MDLDVIIQRFINEDGDIVLPDNFTIPALAEMLHFMGAQMGKLDEPNIRYWDYSGSSEGELRIYSRREVNTRIKAVAARLMQVGQPGDRVAILAPNSPEYLFGFMGALYASQVPIPLYDPNEPGHGEHLKAVLGDSRAKTVLTNKAGAPAVRAYFAEQPAAQRPRILSVDSLPDSLAESWVPIETPEGTDTAHQTSFLQYTSGSTRMPAGVVLTNQSVVTNVIQIYTAAKLKQPLRAALWLPLHHDMGIIVSMLLVVLGNEVEIMAPRDFIQQPKRYIDQLSRREDDPEDIHVYSVVPNFALDLAARYARPGEPEDIDLSVVEGLIIGSESVTQAGVDVFMNAFGPSGLRLGALRPGYGLAEATLIVNLADEPRFTTFDRAELAAGRIVESADGIPMASTGRPVKWMHLAIVDPETRNEVPEGAVGELWIHGANVAGGYLDRDEETREAFDNTINETIQPGLPKEKWLATGDLAAVHNGEVYITGRLKELVVVAGRNHYPQDIEATVMGASDHVRPDSVAAFAVPGEDVERLVIFVERAEEAGEDGDAAAEDAIRAAVTSTHGISPETIEFYAPNEIARSSSGKIARRVNMKKFLER, encoded by the coding sequence ATGGACCTCGATGTGATCATCCAGCGCTTTATCAACGAAGACGGCGACATTGTGCTGCCCGACAACTTCACCATCCCGGCGCTCGCCGAGATGCTGCACTTTATGGGCGCCCAGATGGGCAAGCTGGACGAGCCCAACATCAGGTACTGGGACTATTCGGGCAGCTCCGAAGGGGAGCTGCGGATCTACTCGCGCCGGGAGGTCAACACCCGCATCAAGGCCGTCGCGGCGCGCCTCATGCAGGTGGGCCAGCCCGGCGACCGCGTGGCCATCCTCGCCCCCAACTCGCCCGAATACCTCTTCGGGTTCATGGGCGCACTCTACGCCAGCCAGGTGCCCATCCCCCTCTACGACCCGAACGAGCCCGGCCACGGGGAGCACCTCAAGGCGGTGCTGGGGGATTCGCGCGCAAAGACCGTGCTCACGAACAAGGCCGGGGCGCCCGCGGTCCGCGCATACTTCGCGGAACAGCCGGCTGCCCAACGCCCGCGCATCCTCTCGGTCGATTCCCTGCCCGATTCGCTTGCGGAGTCGTGGGTGCCCATCGAGACCCCGGAGGGCACCGATACCGCACACCAGACGTCTTTCCTGCAGTACACCTCGGGTTCGACCCGTATGCCCGCCGGCGTGGTATTGACCAACCAATCCGTGGTCACCAACGTCATTCAGATCTACACCGCGGCGAAGCTCAAGCAACCGCTGCGCGCCGCGCTGTGGCTACCGCTGCACCACGACATGGGCATCATCGTCTCCATGCTGCTCGTCGTCTTGGGCAACGAGGTGGAGATCATGGCGCCGCGCGATTTCATCCAGCAGCCGAAGCGCTACATCGACCAGCTCTCTCGCCGCGAAGACGATCCGGAGGATATCCACGTCTACTCCGTCGTGCCCAACTTTGCCCTCGACCTCGCGGCGCGCTACGCCCGCCCGGGCGAACCCGAAGATATTGACCTCTCCGTCGTGGAGGGGCTCATCATCGGCTCCGAGTCCGTTACCCAGGCTGGCGTGGACGTGTTCATGAATGCCTTTGGGCCCTCCGGCCTGCGCTTGGGCGCCTTGCGCCCAGGCTATGGTCTGGCGGAGGCGACGCTGATTGTCAACCTCGCCGACGAGCCGCGCTTTACCACATTCGACCGCGCCGAGCTTGCGGCCGGGAGGATCGTTGAATCCGCGGACGGGATCCCCATGGCCTCCACGGGCCGCCCGGTAAAGTGGATGCACTTGGCCATCGTGGACCCCGAGACCCGCAACGAGGTGCCGGAGGGCGCGGTCGGCGAGCTGTGGATCCACGGCGCTAACGTCGCCGGCGGCTACCTCGACCGTGATGAGGAGACCCGCGAGGCCTTCGACAACACCATCAACGAGACGATCCAGCCGGGCCTGCCGAAGGAGAAGTGGCTGGCCACCGGCGACCTCGCCGCCGTCCACAACGGGGAAGTCTATATCACTGGCCGCCTCAAGGAGCTCGTCGTCGTCGCCGGGCGCAACCACTACCCGCAGGACATCGAGGCCACTGTCATGGGGGCCAGCGACCACGTCCGCCCGGATTCCGTGGCGGCGTTCGCAGTGCCGGGCGAGGACGTTGAGCGACTCGTCATTTTCGTCGAGCGCGCGGAAGAGGCAGGGGAAGACGGCGACGCCGCGGCCGAGGACGCGATCCGCGCGGCGGTGACCTCGACCCACGGGATTTCCCCGGAGACCATCGAGTTCTACGCCCCGAACGAGATCGCGCGCTCGTCCTCGGGCAAGATTGCCCGCCGCGTGAACATGAAGAAATTTCTGGAGCGATAG